In Horticoccus luteus, the following proteins share a genomic window:
- a CDS encoding SIR2 family protein, with protein sequence MTRKEFNDKCIEDLIAAEFPQRVAVIGSGPSTPYVPSMGALKDALAKACNVQGIADEYPWNFCERAFVANPEAYFSAIGTSFDAEAPLWDPRAYRHLVQIPFKSYVTFNYDRLLPRAFFERYPDSSHLFTVYPSRHGDGLTTQPCDLEHRRRLVAVHGYADPANPNWSRQIILKRSDYNHYYADPKTGHHLFNWWKNLLTHLPCVFIGMSLHEPGLFRVVEQLRKDDHPKLTGLKHIHLVNVEWAEDDPDEQALGSTFGVFQKIAYDQVDHRHSGLLQVLDAFSHLGIKDPSPSLPQIPPITATETFPF encoded by the coding sequence GTGACCCGGAAGGAGTTCAACGATAAATGTATCGAGGATCTGATCGCCGCGGAGTTTCCGCAGCGGGTCGCGGTGATCGGCTCGGGTCCGTCGACGCCTTACGTTCCTTCTATGGGAGCGTTGAAGGACGCGCTGGCCAAGGCGTGCAACGTGCAGGGGATCGCTGACGAGTATCCTTGGAATTTCTGCGAACGAGCGTTTGTTGCGAACCCGGAAGCCTACTTCTCGGCAATCGGGACTTCGTTCGATGCGGAGGCCCCTCTCTGGGACCCCCGCGCTTACAGGCACCTCGTGCAGATCCCGTTCAAGAGTTATGTCACGTTCAACTATGATCGGTTACTCCCGCGCGCGTTCTTCGAAAGATACCCCGACTCCAGCCACCTGTTCACAGTCTACCCGAGCCGGCATGGTGATGGCCTGACAACTCAACCCTGCGACTTGGAACACAGGAGGCGACTGGTCGCGGTGCACGGCTACGCGGATCCCGCAAACCCGAACTGGTCACGTCAGATCATCCTGAAAAGGTCGGATTATAATCATTACTACGCGGACCCGAAAACGGGCCATCATCTTTTCAACTGGTGGAAGAACCTGCTCACCCATCTGCCCTGCGTATTCATTGGAATGTCTCTGCATGAACCCGGCCTCTTCCGTGTGGTGGAGCAACTGAGAAAGGACGACCACCCCAAGCTGACTGGGCTCAAACACATTCATCTCGTTAACGTGGAGTGGGCGGAGGACGACCCTGATGAGCAAGCTTTGGGCTCGACGTTCGGTGTCTTCCAGAAGATTGCCTACGATCAGGTCGACCATCGGCACAGTGGGCTTCTTCAGGTGCTGGACGCGTTCTCGCACCTCGGTATCAAGGATCCGAGCCCAAGCCTTCCGCAGATTCCTCCGATCACCGCGACTGAGACCTTTCCTTTCTAA